A region from the Pelecanus crispus isolate bPelCri1 chromosome 11, bPelCri1.pri, whole genome shotgun sequence genome encodes:
- the LOC104024586 gene encoding acyl-coenzyme A synthetase ACSM3, mitochondrial has translation MALAAVHFLLKIPSAMFLRAPLRRSLQLGSRCYPVYASLSYEAIKQQYRPEVPEYFNFARDVLDRWTGVEKEGKKSKNPALWWVDGAGEEVRWSFEELGELSRKVANVLSDACGLQQGDRVILILPRIPEWWLVNVACMRTGTVLIPGTQQLTAKDILHRLQKSQAKCIITDDSVAPAVDSVGAECQSLKCKLLVSEGHREGWLNFKDLMKNAPSDHHCVTTKCQDPMAIYFTSGTTGSPKMTEHSHSSYGIGLTVSGRYWLDLTSSDIFWNTSDTGWAKSAWSSIFSPWIQGACVFVHKMPHFNPRIVLESLSRFPITVFCSPPTAYRMFVQHKLSSYTFKSLRHCVSAGEPINPDVIEEWKAQTGLDIHEGYGQTETVLICGNFKGMKIKPGSMGKPSPGYDVKIIDENSNILPPGKEGDIAIRVKPTRSPFLFTCYADDPQKTEATIRGDFYVTGDRGIMDEDGYFWFVGRADDVINSAGYRIGPFEVESALVEHPAVVESAVVSSPDPIRGEVVKAFVVLTSDYASHDPEKMMKELQDHVKKVTAPYKYPRKMEFVQQLPKTISGKIRRNELRQKEWRKD, from the exons ATGGCTCTTGCTGCTGTGCATTTTTTACTGAAGATCCCAAGTGCTATGTTCCTGCGGGCTCCCCTGAGAAGATCTCTCCAACTTGGCAGCCGGTGCTACCCAGTTTACGCCTCTTTGAGTTACGAGGCCATAAAACAACAGTACAGACCAGAGGTGCCAGAGTACTTCAACTTTGCAAGAGATGTGCTGGACAGATGGACTGGTGTGGAAAAG gagggaaaaaagtctAAAAACCCTGCATTATGGTGGGTAGATGGTGCCGGAGAAGAGGTGAGGTGGAGCTTtgaggagctgggagagctgtCCAGAAAAGTGGCAAATGTACTCTCTGATGCCTGCGGTCTGCAACAGGGAGACAGAGTTATTCTGATTCTGCCCCGGATCCCAGAGTGGTGGCTGGTGAATGTGGCTTGCATGAGAACAG GAACTGTCCTGATTCCTGGCACACAGCAGTTGACAGCGAAAGACATTCTTCATCGACTTCAGAAATCCCAGGCAAAGTGTATCATCACTGATGATTCTGTGGCACCAGCTGTAGACTCAGTTGGGGCTGAATGCCAGTCTCTGAAATGCAAGTTGCTTGTGTCAGAGGGCCACAGAGAAGGATGGCTGAACTTTAAAGATCTCATGAA aAATGCTCCTTCTGATCACCACTGTGTGACCACAAAGTGTCAGGATCCAATGGCTATCTATTTTACCAGTGGAACTACAGGATCTCCAAAAATGACTGAACATTCCCACAGCAGCTATGGTATTGGCCTCACAGTAAGTGGAAG GTACTGGCTGGACTTGACGTCCTCAGATATATTTTGGAATACATCAGACACGGGCTGGGCAAAGTCAGCTTGGAGCAGCATTTTTTCACCATGGATTCAAGGGGCATGTGTATTTGTGCATAAGATGCCACACTTCAACCCACGCATTGTCCTTGAG AGCCTGTCAAGATTTCCCATAACTGTCTTCTGTTCTCCTCCAACTGCCTATCGAATGTTTGTGCAACATAAACTGTCCAG CTATACATTCAAAAGCCTGCGGCACTGCGTGAGTGCTGGGGAGCCAATAAACCCTGATGTGATAGAGGAATGGAAAGCGCAGACTGGGCTGGATATTCATGAAGGCTATGGACAGACAGAAACA GTGCTGATCTGTGGAAATTTTAAGGGAATGAAAATCAAACCTGGCTCTATGGGAAAGCCATCTCCAGGGTATGATGTCAAG attatagATGAAAACAGTAATATTCTGCCTCCTGGAAAAGAAGGAGATATTGCCATCAGAGTAAAACCTACGAGATcgccttttctttttacttgttaTGCT GATGATCCACAGAAGACAGAGGCAACAATACGTGGGGATTTTTATGTCACTGGAGATAGGGGGATTATGGATGAGGATGGATACTTCTGGTTTGTTGGAAGAGCTGATGATGTCATTAATTCTGCTGG GTACCGTATTGGACCATTTGAAGTAGAAAGTGCCCTGGTAGAGCATCCTGCAGTGGTGGAATCAGCAGTTGTCAGCAGTCCAGACCCCATCAGAGGAGAG GTAGTGAAAGCCTTTGTTGTTTTAACATCTGACTATGCTTCGCATGACCCagaaaaaatgatgaaagaGCTACAAGACCATGTTAAGAAAGTTACTGCTCCATACAAGTATCCAAGGAAG ATGGAGTTTGTTCAACAGTTGCCAAAAACTATTAGTGGGAAGATCAGAAGAAATGAACTGCGCCAGAAGGAGTGGAGAAAAGATTAG